Within the Crocosphaera sp. UHCC 0190 genome, the region TACCAAATAAAGAACCAAATAGCCCAGTTTTTTGGGGTTTATCGGCAGACTTGGCTTTATTTTCTTCAGGAGAGACTTTATCTAATGCTTCTTTAGCTTCAATGACAATGGGATCTTGAGGGTTGACTTTACGGGCTTTATTGATATGAACCTTGGCCATTGTTAGCTGATTTTCTTTGATATAGGCTAATCCTAATAAGCCATGACAGCTACTATTATTCGGTTCTTTTTTCAGGATTTCTCGCAATTCGATGACGGCTTGAGAGGTGTTATTGCGCTTGATGTAATCTTGGGCCCGTTTTAAGGAAGTAGCAATGGCTGAAACTTGCTCTTTTTTTTCAGTCTTGGACTTGGCGGAGGGGGGGGTCTGGGATGGGGGTTTTGGTCTAGCTTTGGCTTTAATTTGTTCCCCTTGTTTGATCATTAAATAAATTAAATTCAATTCACTAATTTGGGCAATTTTATTAAAAACTTGTTCCAAATCATTGTATTGTGAAGCAATGATCGGTAACAATAATTTATGATAAGTTAGTTCGGCGTTGTGGCTGGTCTGCATCAGTTTTTGGGCTTCATCTGTCGCCAGGGTAATACTACTTAATTCCTTCGCTAAATTATGTCCCATTTGCGCTAAAACCAGTGAATATTCGTTGCGAGAACGATCTTTTGAAAGTTGTTCATAAGCAGGATTAACTAATTTTGATAAGATTTTATTGGCACGGTTTTTTTCTCTTTCTGTTTTGCCCCTAAAAGTATC harbors:
- a CDS encoding J domain-containing protein, with the protein product MSFPVQQGLFKYDVIDHYAVLGVPLGADSRQIRQRYLKIAYILHPDTFRGKTEREKNRANKILSKLVNPAYEQLSKDRSRNEYSLVLAQMGHNLAKELSSITLATDEAQKLMQTSHNAELTYHKLLLPIIASQYNDLEQVFNKIAQISELNLIYLMIKQGEQIKAKARPKPPSQTPPSAKSKTEKKEQVSAIATSLKRAQDYIKRNNTSQAVIELREILKKEPNNSSCHGLLGLAYIKENQLTMAKVHINKARKVNPQDPIVIEAKEALDKVSPEENKAKSADKPQKTGLFGSLFGKNR